In Janthinobacterium sp. J1-1, a single genomic region encodes these proteins:
- a CDS encoding porin — protein sequence MQTTIRKTTMARAITALFFAAPFVSANVRADELSDMKAMLAQLQERVAQMEARAAQPAPEPAAATTAMAPATAAAAPAAPAKSNTGFNWKLYGRGDIGYTVSRGKDASGRQLTNHRLNQGEMASRLGLTGSWVFSDEYKAIFGVETGLNLFNGNAGGGTQNNTSSSVLFNRGSTVGFASTTWGSIEGGTMYMAPFWVSLGADLASAHNYGANDFSALFSLTRPESLGRYLKDPVTGNASKTTSLAGNNSGTALFYGNALRYRSPTYNNFSAEVSYSAGQQASSATALEDDGRSWAANVLYKKDNLFLGYAHMDYQQSNDISTAASSNFVKRNQVTDIVGARYKWNDFTLGGSYTSYRVSNAGGYGADAFGVSGAYDLGKHRIEGSLAQISYDGANSRGAFGANTGDGVGKPKSTAYSLGYLYNFQPTLSFYAYATRIKNNEHAKLGVLQFRGDNNYFGYSPVELTAGMFLVF from the coding sequence ATGCAAACCACCATCCGCAAGACCACCATGGCCCGCGCCATCACCGCCCTCTTCTTTGCGGCGCCATTTGTTAGCGCTAACGTGCGCGCCGACGAGCTCAGCGACATGAAGGCCATGCTGGCCCAATTGCAGGAAAGAGTGGCACAGATGGAAGCCAGGGCGGCCCAGCCGGCGCCGGAGCCAGCTGCGGCCACCACCGCCATGGCGCCGGCCACCGCAGCGGCGGCACCGGCGGCGCCGGCAAAGTCAAACACCGGTTTCAACTGGAAACTGTATGGCCGTGGCGATATCGGCTACACGGTCTCGCGCGGCAAGGACGCCAGCGGCCGCCAGCTGACCAACCACCGTTTGAACCAGGGCGAGATGGCCAGCCGCCTCGGTCTCACCGGTTCCTGGGTCTTCAGCGACGAATACAAGGCCATCTTCGGCGTCGAAACCGGCCTCAATCTGTTCAACGGCAACGCCGGCGGCGGCACGCAGAACAACACCAGTTCGTCCGTGCTGTTCAACCGCGGCTCGACCGTCGGCTTTGCCTCGACCACCTGGGGTTCGATCGAAGGCGGCACCATGTACATGGCGCCGTTCTGGGTCTCGCTGGGGGCCGACCTGGCCTCGGCCCACAACTACGGCGCGAATGACTTCAGCGCCCTGTTTTCGCTGACGCGCCCCGAGTCCCTGGGCCGCTACCTGAAGGACCCCGTCACCGGCAACGCCAGCAAGACCACCAGCCTGGCCGGCAACAACTCGGGCACGGCCCTGTTCTACGGCAACGCGCTGCGCTACCGCAGCCCGACCTACAACAACTTCTCGGCCGAAGTGTCGTATTCGGCCGGCCAGCAGGCGTCTTCCGCCACGGCGCTCGAAGACGACGGTCGCAGCTGGGCCGCCAATGTGCTGTACAAGAAGGACAATCTGTTCCTCGGCTACGCCCATATGGACTACCAGCAAAGCAACGATATCAGCACGGCCGCAAGCAGCAACTTCGTCAAGCGCAACCAGGTCACGGACATCGTCGGCGCGCGCTACAAGTGGAACGACTTTACATTGGGCGGCTCCTACACCTCGTACCGCGTGTCGAACGCGGGCGGCTACGGCGCCGACGCGTTCGGCGTCTCGGGCGCCTATGACCTGGGCAAGCACCGCATCGAAGGCAGCCTGGCGCAGATCAGCTACGACGGCGCCAACAGCCGCGGCGCGTTCGGCGCCAACACGGGCGACGGCGTGGGCAAGCCGAAGTCGACCGCCTACTCGCTGGGCTATCTGTACAACTTCCAGCCGACCCTGTCGTTCTATGCCTACGCCACCCGCATCAAGAATAATGAGCATGCCAAGCTGGGCGTATTGCAGTTCCGCGGGGACAATAACTATTTTGGCTACAGCCCGGTCGAACTGACCGCCGGCATGTTCCTCGTCTTTTAA
- a CDS encoding alpha-glucosidase: MQFTLDQENDGLALRCAGRLLLRHDTQAPCLFVGQGRERMDMYRGNFDIEDYVEERTALRHLAITQDEGVALLAFARHPGDAPQLVLRVQAQQHGVHLVLQHAAPGWNRLWLRLPAEHDEHVWGCGEQMSYFDLRGRHFPLWTSEPGVGRDKSTHLTWQADVTAKSGGDYYHTNYPQPSFISSQRYCLHAETTAYADFDFRHADFHELQFWAMPERLEFMLADSFVDLVGVVSQRFGRQPKLPAWLQNGAMLGLKGGEDHARAILAQAKEHGLAVSALWCEDWVGLRQTSFGKRLFWDWRWQPQRYPDLKQWIADLAREDIRFLGYVNPYLCNDGTLYQEALQQGFLATAMDGGTYLVDFGEFDCGVVDFTNPAAAQWFEDRVLRQEMLDFGLSGWMADFGEYLPIDLRLHNGVDARLMHNAWPTLWAEVNARAIAAAGKTGDATFFMRAGYTGVQAHCPLLWAGDQSVDFSRHDGLQTVICGALSSGLLGNAYHHSDIGGYTSLFGNLRTAELFQRWTEMAVFTSMMRTHEGNRPDENFQFYQDEQVFAHFARMTRLHVALAPVIAALADDAVRHGLPLQRPLFLHYEQDRATYAIQDQYLFGPDLLVAPVHAAGATRWGAYLPQGDAWVHLWSGAVFDGGLRVEVAAPLGQPPVFVRQGCAQQVFLLSLAA, from the coding sequence ATGCAGTTCACACTAGATCAGGAAAACGACGGCCTTGCGCTGCGCTGCGCGGGCCGCCTGCTGCTGCGCCACGACACGCAGGCGCCGTGCCTGTTCGTCGGCCAGGGCCGCGAACGGATGGATATGTACCGCGGCAATTTCGACATCGAAGATTACGTTGAAGAACGCACCGCCCTGCGCCATCTGGCGATCACGCAAGACGAAGGGGTCGCGCTGCTGGCCTTTGCGCGCCATCCTGGCGATGCGCCGCAGCTGGTGCTGCGTGTGCAGGCGCAGCAGCATGGCGTGCACCTGGTGCTGCAGCACGCGGCGCCGGGCTGGAACCGGCTGTGGCTGCGCCTGCCCGCCGAACACGATGAGCACGTGTGGGGCTGCGGCGAGCAGATGTCCTACTTCGACCTGCGCGGGCGCCACTTTCCGCTGTGGACCTCGGAGCCGGGCGTGGGCCGCGACAAGTCGACCCACCTGACCTGGCAGGCCGACGTGACGGCCAAGTCGGGCGGCGACTACTATCACACCAACTACCCGCAACCGAGCTTCATTTCCTCGCAGCGCTACTGCCTGCATGCCGAAACGACGGCCTATGCCGACTTCGATTTCCGCCATGCCGACTTCCACGAGCTGCAATTCTGGGCCATGCCCGAGCGCCTGGAATTCATGCTGGCCGATTCCTTCGTCGACCTGGTCGGCGTGGTGTCGCAACGCTTCGGCCGCCAGCCCAAGCTGCCGGCCTGGCTGCAGAACGGCGCCATGCTGGGCCTGAAAGGCGGCGAAGACCACGCGCGCGCCATCCTCGCGCAGGCGAAGGAACACGGCCTGGCCGTCAGCGCCCTGTGGTGCGAAGACTGGGTGGGACTGCGCCAGACCTCGTTCGGCAAGCGCCTGTTCTGGGACTGGCGCTGGCAGCCGCAGCGCTATCCGGACCTGAAGCAATGGATCGCCGACCTGGCCAGGGAAGACATCCGCTTCCTCGGCTACGTCAATCCCTACCTGTGCAATGACGGCACCCTGTACCAGGAAGCGCTGCAGCAAGGCTTTTTGGCCACCGCGATGGATGGCGGCACCTATCTGGTCGACTTCGGCGAATTCGATTGCGGCGTGGTCGACTTCACCAACCCGGCCGCCGCGCAGTGGTTCGAGGACCGCGTGCTGCGACAGGAAATGCTGGACTTCGGTTTGTCCGGCTGGATGGCCGATTTCGGCGAATACCTGCCGATCGACCTGCGCCTGCACAATGGCGTCGACGCACGCCTGATGCACAACGCCTGGCCGACCCTGTGGGCCGAAGTCAACGCACGCGCCATCGCAGCGGCCGGCAAGACCGGCGACGCCACCTTCTTCATGCGTGCCGGCTATACCGGCGTGCAGGCGCACTGCCCTTTGCTGTGGGCCGGCGACCAGTCGGTCGACTTCAGCCGCCACGACGGCTTGCAGACGGTGATCTGCGGCGCGCTGTCGTCCGGTTTGCTGGGCAACGCCTACCACCACAGCGATATCGGCGGCTACACGAGCTTGTTCGGCAACCTGCGCACGGCCGAGCTGTTCCAGCGCTGGACCGAGATGGCGGTATTTACTTCGATGATGCGCACGCATGAAGGCAACCGCCCGGACGAGAACTTCCAGTTCTACCAGGATGAACAGGTGTTCGCCCACTTCGCCCGCATGACGCGCCTGCACGTGGCGCTGGCGCCCGTCATCGCCGCCCTGGCCGACGACGCCGTGCGGCATGGCCTGCCGCTGCAGCGCCCCCTGTTCCTGCACTACGAGCAGGACCGCGCCACCTACGCCATCCAGGACCAGTACCTGTTCGGCCCCGACCTGCTGGTGGCGCCCGTGCATGCGGCCGGCGCCACGCGCTGGGGCGCCTACCTGCCGCAGGGCGACGCCTGGGTCCATCTGTGGAGCGGCGCCGTGTTCGACGGCGGCCTGCGCGTGGAAGTGGCGGCGCCACTGGGCCAGCCACCCGTGTTCGTGCGCCAGGGCTGCGCGCAGCAGGTGTTTTTACTGTCGCTGGCGGCATGA
- a CDS encoding TSUP family transporter, protein MSIGSHLLFLACVALASYAQNLTGFAFGLILLGLTAVLHLASLGDVANVVSVLVLVNAAITFGRHKPQLVWPVFGPSLACSLVGVGAGVALLGWFSAQQVSLLRFLLGCAIIVCAFLLVLRASTRAKQSGLPSFLFFSGVSGVMGGLFASAGPPMVYHLYRQPWPADMVRHSLIVLFAANAVLRLALVLAHGQFSMTAVWLTVEALPVVMGLTWLARRYPSRLPLQHVRRAVFVLLLAAGLALVLPPVLALLH, encoded by the coding sequence ATGAGCATCGGGTCGCACCTGTTGTTCCTGGCCTGCGTGGCGCTGGCCAGCTACGCGCAGAACCTGACCGGTTTTGCGTTCGGGCTGATCCTGCTGGGCCTGACGGCGGTGCTGCACCTGGCCAGTCTGGGCGACGTGGCCAATGTGGTCAGCGTGCTGGTGCTGGTGAATGCGGCCATCACCTTTGGCCGTCACAAGCCGCAGCTGGTGTGGCCGGTGTTCGGGCCGTCGCTGGCCTGCAGCCTGGTCGGCGTGGGCGCCGGCGTGGCGCTGCTGGGCTGGTTCAGCGCGCAGCAGGTCAGCCTGCTGCGTTTTTTGCTCGGCTGCGCCATCATCGTCTGCGCATTCCTGCTGGTGCTGCGCGCCAGCACGCGCGCAAAACAGTCCGGCCTGCCCTCGTTCCTGTTCTTCAGTGGGGTCTCCGGCGTGATGGGCGGCCTGTTCGCCAGCGCCGGCCCGCCCATGGTGTATCACCTGTACCGCCAGCCGTGGCCGGCCGACATGGTCCGCCATTCGCTGATCGTGCTGTTTGCCGCCAACGCCGTGCTGCGCCTGGCGCTGGTGCTGGCGCACGGCCAGTTCAGCATGACGGCGGTGTGGCTGACCGTCGAAGCGCTGCCGGTGGTGATGGGCCTGACCTGGCTGGCCCGCCGCTACCCGTCCCGCCTGCCGTTACAGCACGTGCGGCGCGCCGTGTTCGTGCTGCTGCTGGCCGCCGGCCTGGCGCTGGTGCTGCCGCCGGTGCTGGCACTGCTCCATTGA
- the glpD gene encoding glycerol-3-phosphate dehydrogenase, producing the protein MSASRFTSLPPDCDLLVVGGGINGAGIARDAAGRGLRVVLCEQHDLAQHTSSASTKLIHGGLRYLEYYEFKLVRKALQEREVLLRAAPHIMWPMRFVMPHDAAQRPAWLIRAGLFLYDHLAKRAFLPASQAITLARHAAGAPLKPGYRKGFVYSDGWVDDARLVVLNALAAQERGAHILTRTACVDAHRDGDGWQATLQGPDGQRRSLRARAIVNAAGPWTAQFAGAAGGGRTQGLRLIKGSHIIVPRLFEHPNAYIFQNPDQRIIFAIPYQDDYTLIGTTDEEYKGDVAQVKISGDEIAYLCQAANRYFRREIGPSDVVWTYSGVRPLLDDSARDASAVTRDYLLEVARGDTGTGAPLLNIWGGKITTYRKLAEEAMALLAPLLANTRPAWTADAPLPGGDLQRPGQLVDSHDFDGFLARFQQAHPWLPPKLAHRYARAYGSRATRVLAGANSMAGLGAELAPGLHEAEARYLVDVEWARSCDDILWRRSKLGLRCQPADVARLQLWLEACLAQQVAA; encoded by the coding sequence ATGTCCGCATCCCGCTTTACCTCCCTGCCCCCTGATTGCGACCTGCTGGTCGTCGGCGGCGGCATCAATGGCGCCGGCATCGCGCGCGACGCGGCCGGCCGTGGCCTGCGCGTGGTGCTGTGCGAACAGCACGACCTGGCGCAGCATACCTCGTCGGCCTCCACCAAGCTGATACACGGTGGCCTGCGCTACCTCGAATACTATGAATTCAAGCTGGTGCGCAAGGCGCTGCAGGAACGCGAAGTGCTGCTGCGCGCCGCTCCCCACATCATGTGGCCGATGCGTTTCGTGATGCCGCATGACGCTGCCCAGCGCCCGGCCTGGCTGATACGCGCCGGCCTGTTCCTGTACGACCACCTGGCCAAACGCGCCTTTTTGCCCGCCTCGCAGGCGATCACCCTGGCCAGGCACGCGGCCGGCGCGCCGCTCAAGCCCGGCTACCGCAAGGGCTTCGTGTATTCAGACGGCTGGGTCGACGACGCCAGGCTGGTGGTGCTCAATGCGCTAGCCGCGCAGGAACGCGGCGCGCACATCCTCACGCGCACCGCCTGCGTCGACGCGCACCGCGATGGCGATGGCTGGCAGGCCACCCTGCAAGGTCCCGACGGCCAACGCCGCAGCCTGCGGGCGCGCGCCATCGTCAATGCGGCCGGGCCGTGGACGGCGCAGTTTGCCGGCGCGGCCGGCGGCGGCAGGACGCAGGGACTGCGCCTGATCAAGGGCAGCCATATCATCGTGCCGCGCCTGTTCGAGCATCCGAACGCGTATATTTTCCAGAACCCGGACCAGCGCATCATCTTCGCGATTCCCTACCAGGACGACTACACCCTGATCGGCACCACCGACGAGGAATACAAGGGCGACGTGGCGCAGGTCAAAATCAGCGGCGATGAAATCGCCTATCTGTGCCAGGCCGCCAACCGCTATTTCCGGCGCGAGATCGGCCCGTCCGACGTGGTGTGGACCTATTCCGGCGTGCGCCCGCTGCTCGACGACAGCGCCCGGGACGCGTCGGCCGTCACGCGCGACTATCTGCTGGAAGTGGCGCGCGGCGACACGGGCACGGGCGCACCGCTGCTCAATATCTGGGGTGGCAAGATCACCACCTACCGCAAACTGGCCGAGGAGGCGATGGCGCTGCTGGCGCCCTTGCTGGCCAACACCCGGCCCGCCTGGACCGCCGATGCGCCGCTGCCGGGCGGCGACCTGCAGCGGCCGGGCCAGCTGGTGGACAGCCATGATTTCGACGGCTTCCTGGCCCGCTTCCAGCAGGCGCATCCCTGGTTGCCCCCCAAGCTGGCGCACCGCTACGCACGCGCCTATGGCAGCCGCGCCACGCGCGTGCTGGCGGGCGCGAACTCGATGGCGGGCCTGGGCGCGGAACTGGCGCCCGGCCTGCACGAGGCCGAAGCGCGCTACCTGGTCGACGTGGAATGGGCGAGGAGCTGCGACGACATATTATGGCGGCGCAGCAAACTGGGCCTGCGCTGCCAGCCGGCCGACGTGGCGCGCCTGCAGCTGTGGCTTGAAGCCTGCCTGGCGCAGCAGGTGGCGGCATGA